A region of Salvia splendens isolate huo1 chromosome 17, SspV2, whole genome shotgun sequence DNA encodes the following proteins:
- the LOC121773228 gene encoding probable rhamnogalacturonate lyase B → MGRKIQCSWKLSWMALLLLLQIFLLTQCSASRWQKVKKNETDGDTYYPPVKMHDFDDHVVLDNGILNVTLSTPEGMITGITYNGIQNLLKQEYNENNRGYWDLVWSSPDHPKEIFDRLDGTNLFVVHEDEEQVELSFVRTWDSSQTGVPPLNIDKRFIMLRGCPGFYSYAIFEHLQDWPDLHLSQGRIVFKLQENIFQYMAISDDRQRIMPTSENRNRSQVLDYPEAVLLSNPSNAFLTGEVDDKYQYSSDNKDSLVHGWIAPDLTTGFWIITPSNEFKTAGHMKQDLTSHAGPIALSMFFSAHYAGLPLELEFRGGEPWKKVFGPVFVYLNSVQPGQDPLALWPDAKQQMLVETQHWPYDFLASDDFPRAKQRGRVSGRLLVRDSFINKRLMTASNVYIGLASPGDPGSWQRESKGYQFWSQCDALGYFKINNIRAGNYSLYAWVPGIIGDYKYNVPINIEPGSKIRLKNLVYDPPRDGPTVWEIGVPDRSAAEFYVPDPNPSLMNQLYNVHPDRFRQYGLWDRYTDLYPDEDLVHSVETSVYQTDWYFAHVNRNIGNKTYVPTTWRVLFNLTDVDTSANYTLRIALASASDAELQVRINAEVGEAPCFTTGLIGKDNSIARHGIHGLYWLYSASVRGCVLVCGQHAMLLTQLRGSSPWRGIMYDYIRLEGPSSNIQT, encoded by the exons ATGGGGAGGAAGATACAATGTAGTTGGAAGTTGAGTTGGAtggctcttcttcttcttcttcaaataTTCTTGCTTACACAATGTTCTGCATCAAGATGGCA AAAggttaaaaaaaatgagaccgATGGCGATACATATTACCCTCCAGTAAAGATGCATGATTTCGACGACCAC GTAGTGTTGGACAATGGCATCCTCAATGTGACTCTGTCAACCCCAGAGGGCATGATCACTGGAATAACCTACAATGGAATTCAGAATCTACTCAAACAAGAGTACAATGAAAACAACAGAGG gTATTGGGATCTTGTTTGGAGCTCACCTGACCACCCTAAAGAAATTTTTGACAG GCTTGATGGGACTAATCTCTTTGTTGTACACGAAGACGAAGAACAAGTGGAGCTCTCGTTCGTTCGGACTTGGGATTCTTCGCAGACAGGGGTTCCTCCCCTCAACATTGACAAAAG GTTCATAATGCTGCGCGGTTGCCCTGGATTCTACTCGTATGCAATATTCGAGCACCTCCAAGACTGGCCGGATCTTCACTTGTCTCAGGGGAGGATAGTGTTTAAGCTACAAGAAAATAT CTTTCAATACATGGCAATATCGGACGACAGACAGAGGATTATGCCAACGAGCGAAAACCGGAACAGAAGCCAGGTTCTAGACTACCCGGAAGCTGTTCTATTATCGAATCCAAGCAACGCTTTCCTCACAGGAGAG GTGGACGACAAGTACCAATACTCAAGCGACAACAAGGACAGTCTGGTCCACGGCTGGATAGCCCCGGACCTTACTACAGGGTTCTGGATCATCACCCCGAGCAACGAGTTCAAGACGGCCGGGCACATGAAGCAGGACCTCACCTCGCACGCCGGCCCAATCGCCCTGTCT ATGTTCTTCAGCGCTCACTATGCCGGCctgccgctggagctggagttCCGGGGTGGCGAGCCGTGGAAGAAGGTTTTCGGACCCGTGTTCGTCTACTTGAACTCGGTCCAACCCGGCCAAGATCCGCTCGCATTGTGGCCTGATGCCAAGCAACAG ATGCTCGTAGAAACGCAACATTGGCCGTACGATTTCCTGGCGTCGGACGACTTCCCTCGTGCCAAGCAGAGAGGCAGAGTAAGCGGCCGGTTACTTGTCCGCGACAG TTTTATCAACAAACGCCTTATGACCGCTAGCAATGTGTACATTGGACTTGCTTCCCCCGGGGATCCAGGATCATGGCAGAGAGAAAGCAAG GGCTATCAGTTCTGGAGCCAATGTGATGCTTTAGGATACTTCAAAATCAATAACATCAGAGCTGGGAACTATAGCCTCTATGCTTGGGTTCCCGGGATCATTGGAGACTACAAATACAATGTTCCGATCAACATCGAACCAG GAAGCAAGATTAGGCTGAAAAATCTTGTGTATGATCCTCCGAGGGACGGGCCTACAGTGTGGGAAATCGGGGTCCCTGACCGTTCAGCTGCTGAGTTCTACGTGCCTGATCCAAACCCGTCTCTCATGAACCAGCTCTACAATGTCCACCCCGACAG ATTCAGGCAGTATGGCTTGTGGGATCGTTACACCGATCTGTATCCGGATGAGGATTTGGTACATTCAGTCGAAACAAGCGTTTATCAGACTGATTGGTACTTTGCTCATGTGAATAG AAACATAGGGAACAAAACCTATGTCCCAACAACATGGAGGGTTCTATTCAACCTCACAGACGTCGACACTTCAGCAAACTACACCCTGCGGATTGCACTGGCCTCGGCCAGCGATGCTGAGCTGCAG GTGAGGATCAACGCGGAGGTAGGAGAGGCTCCATGTTTTACGACGGGGCTAATTGGGAAGGACAATTCGATTGCTAGACATGGAATCCATGGACTGTATTGGCTTTATAGTGCGAGTGTAAGAGGTTGTGTTCTTGTTTGTGGGCAACATGCAATGTTGTTGACTCAATTGAGAGGATCTAGCCCTTGGAGAGGGATCATGTATGATTATATTCGTCTAGAGGGTCCATCTTCGAATATTCAGACATGA
- the LOC121774017 gene encoding dof zinc finger protein DOF5.7-like has translation MSSGGAKPSGKDERRKPAQDPAVKCPRCDSPNTKFCYYNNYSLSQPRHFCKTCRRYWTKGGALRNVPIGGGCRKNKKLKPSPRLPNDAAPLKFSSAMDNFHLHNHQFASNFADLSPQPPCFGLDPSQLGFAPSVKQGENLGFQEMARHSSLATSIESLSSINQDLHWKLQQQRLAALFAGDGGIQNQKEASGSIQKPQTIQFQSLENHKTDGSFSNTEWFLNSNNAGNWSGGIQAWAELSHYTSSLP, from the coding sequence ATGTCCTCCGGCGGCGCGAAACCATCCGGCAAAGACGAAAGACGAAAACCGGCGCAAGATCCGGCGGTGAAATGCCCCCGCTGCGACTCCCCCAACACCAAATTCTGCTACTACAACAACTACAGCCTCTCCCAGCCCCGCCACTTCTGCAAGACCTGCCGCCGCTACTGGACCAAAGGCGGCGCCCTCCGCAACGTCCCCATCGGCGGCGGCTGCCGCAAGAACAAGAAGCTCAAGCCCTCCCCCCGCCTCCCCAACGACGCCGCCCCCCTCAAATTCTCCTCCGCCATGGATAATTTCCACCTCCACAACCACCAATTCGCTTCCAATTTCGCCGATTTGTCGCCACAGCCTCCGTGCTTCGGCCTCGACCCCTCTCAATTAGGGTTTGCCCCTTCGGTCAAGCAAGGGGAGAATTTAGGGTTTCAGGAAATGGCTCGCCACAGCAGTCTCGCGACCTCGATTGAATCGCTGAGCTCGATCAACCAGGATTTGCACTGGAAATTGCAGCAGCAGAGACTAGCGGCGCTCTTCGCCGGCGACGGCGGGATTCAGAATCAGAAGGAAGCTTCTGGAAGCATCCAGAAGCCGCAGACGATCCAGTTTCAGAGCCTGGAAAATCACAAGACGGATGGAAGCTTCTCGAACACGGAGTGGTTCCTCAATAGTAACAATGCCGGAAATTGGAGCGGCGGGATTCAAGCGTGGGCGGAATTGAGTCACTACACTTCTTCGCTGCCGTGA